Proteins from a genomic interval of Debaryomyces hansenii CBS767 chromosome E complete sequence:
- a CDS encoding DEHA2E17996p (similar to CA1549|IPF8744 Candida albicans) — MSTRRSSRANKGQHSKREIDFYVDEEDLPSERKRSLSNSSQDNKRPHLDQDEDDGDYKENGEEKKDDDIEEEGEVRCTPCGTTSENYDEDSDQGGTMIECESCKTWQHAKCMGYRTSKTIPKHYRCNVCSGLNGDKLEKTNVDSSAISEKLKDKTRASVAKAFVNVFKRNIPESYKSPEGMDNEKLSSKWAIELEREIFIWCPKKDKKYTDKSRSLMVLIKKPNVMTRLIDGELSFTKLVNSPPEEIDSELKEYAERVRSESIRRSVLTVDANQGQRIRRTHKGEEIVEDASNQQEDVDISIMTRNIDHRRFEDEEPARGIIVNDNSKPAYNNYMEDEDDDEVGEEEAEEKQKQGSDKEGSTSDDKEGLPSSDIDDVPDLDDDELDFIIKGKKETKEETRKPSSIKLPPIFSSKIWSGRITFPDFASFGATGEFYTCSNYKNPTNPQEVKLHNRYVNISKEILSKDHYEVEGRLDRTRADAYLDKIITTRDLILVEIKCTENRSGYDKLYRYLLERNKVGVLSGRPAFVKDAYLLGIDGNDFNLPEYLKALHKMVGKVGLFALYIVKKDYVPTGPSILKKSTPNPTDYNSHSSNASSKEKTPLLDSILYKLGGNGTKKENIQIQTPQYNPPVAQNGLPTSLTTDQLSYLSGLVQQNPQVQQNPQALIQLLQQQKNTDYSPYH; from the coding sequence ATGTCGACTAGACGTTCGTCAAGGGCCAATAAAGGTCAACATAGCAAAAGAGAAATAGATTTCTATGTGGATGAAGAAGACTTGCCATCTGAAAGGAAGAGACTGTTAAGTAATAGCTCACAAGATAATAAACGGCCGCATTTGGAccaagatgaagatgatggAGATTATAAGGAAAACGGTGAAGAAAAAAAGGATGACGATATAGAAGAGGAAGGTGAAGTAAGGTGTACCCCATGTGGTACGACAAGTGAAAACTATGATGAAGATAGCGACCAGGGGGGCACGATGATTGAGTGTGAGTCTTGCAAAACCTGGCAACATGCCAAGTGTATGGGCTACAGGACATCTAAGACAATTCCAAAGCATTACAGATGTAATGTTTGTAGTGGGTTGAATGGTGATAAGTTGGAAAAGACTAATGTTGACTCGTCCGCTattagtgaaaaattgaaagataaGACCAGGGCAAGCGTGGCAAAGGCTTTCGTTAATGTTTTCAAAAGGAACATCCCCGAATCATATAAATCACCTGAAGGAATGGACAACGAAAAGTTATCGTCCAAATGGGCCATCGAATTGGAAAGAGAGATTTTTATTTGGTGTCCCAAAAAGGATAAGAAATATACCGACAAAAGTCGTAGTCTTATGGTGTTGATCAAGAAGCCTAACGTTATGACTCGTCTAATCGATGGTGAATTGTCGTTTACAAAGTTAGTCAATTCGCCACCAGAGGAAATTGACAGTGAATTAAAAGAATACGCCGAAAGAGTGAGGCTGGAATCGATCCGTCGTTCAGTTTTAACGGTAGATGCAAATCAAGGTCAAAGAATCAGAAGGACCCATAAAGGTGAAGAAATAGTTGAGGATGCAAGTAACCAACAAGAAGATGTTGATATTAGCATAATGACAAGGAACATTGATCACCGGAGgtttgaagatgaagaacCTGCAAGAGGAATAATAGTTAACGATAATAGTAAGCCAGCATATAATAACTATATGGAAgatgaggatgatgatgaagtgggagaagaagaagcagaagaaaaGCAAAAACAAGGATCTGATAAAGAAGGATCTACATCGGACGACAAAGAGGGGTTACCCCTGagtgatattgatgatgttCCCGAtttagatgatgatgaattagatttcattattaagggaaagaaagaaacaaaagaGGAAACGAGAAAACCACTGAGTATCAAATTGCCTCctattttttcatcaaagaTATGGTCAGGCCGTATTACATTTCCGGATTTTGCATCGTTCGGTGCTACTGGTGAATTTTATACTTGTTCAAACTACAAGAATCCAACCAACCCACAAGAAGTTAAACTTCATAATCGATACGTCAACATTTCGAAGGAAATACTTTCCAAAGACCATTATGAAGTTGAGGGTCGATTGGATAGAACAAGAGCAGATGCGTATTTGGACAAGATTATAACTACAAGAGACTTAATTTTAGTTGAAATCAAATGCACTGAAAATCGGAGTGGATACGATAAGTTGTACAGGTATTtacttgaaagaaataaagTAGGAGTTTTATCAGGTAGGCCGGCATTTGTTAAAGATGCATATTTGTTAGGCATAGATGGTAACGATTTCAATTTGCCAGAATATTTAAAGGCTCTTCATAAGATGGTTGGGAAAGTAGGGTTGTTTGctttatatattgttaaGAAGGACTATGTACCCACTGGCCCAAGTATCCTCAAAAAGTCGACCCCTAACCCTACAGATTATAACTCACATTCATCTAATGCATcttcaaaagaaaaaactccattattggattcaattttatataaGCTTGGTGGAAATGGTaccaaaaaagaaaatattcaaattcaaactCCTCAATACAATCCACCAGTTGCACAAAATGGATTACCTACTAGTTTAACCACAGACCAGCTTTCGTACTTATCAGGGTTGGTTCAGCAAAACCCTCAAGTTCAGCAAAACCCTCAAGCATTAATTCAGTTGTTGCAACAGCAAAAGAACACTGATTATTCTCCTTATCATTAA